The genomic stretch GAAATCTACTGTGACGCCTCTGACGGTCCCCGGTGTCTGGCAGACACTGCTGAATCACGGTATGGACACGGGACTGCTTCCCTGCGGACTCGGAGCCAGGGACACCCTGCGCCTGGAAGCCCGTCTGCCCCTGTACGGCCATGAGCTTACAGAGCAGACCGGACCTCTGGAGGCGGGACTCAAAGTCTTTGTGAATTTCGACAAGGGAGACTTTGTCGGCCGGGAAGCTTTGGAGGGGATCCTGAAAAGCGAAAGCTACCGGGTACTGCGGGGAGTCCGGATGGTCGACCGGGGTGTTCCCCGCCAGGGGTATCCTGTATTCAAGGAGAATCTACCCATCGGCGAGGTAACGAGCGGCGGTAAATCTCCGAGCCTCGACGAGTTTATCGCCCTGGTACGGGTGCCGAAAGGAAGCTTACGAACCGGCGATCAGATACAGATCGAGATCAATGGCAAGCGCAAAACCGGGGAGGTTGTTGCCACCCCCGTTTCATAAAAAAGCCTATGGAGGGTAATGATGAGTTCTGAAATCAGGAAAAACCTTAAATACGCGGAAAGCCATGAGTGGGGTCCGTGTGGGAAGGCACTATTGCTTATGTAGGGAATCTCTGATCATGGCCCAGGATAGCCTGGGAGAGATTGTATTTGTGGAGATCCCCGAAGTGGACGATGAGGTTAAAAAAGGAGACGAGGTAACGACCATCGAATCAGTCAAAGCTGCCTCATCAATTTACGCCCCCGTGTCCGGAACTATCAGCGAGGTAAACGAGGCCCTGGAGGATGAACCGGAAAAGGTCAACCAGGATCCTTACGGAACCTTTCTCTTTGCCATCGATATGAAAGACCCCGGTGAACTCGATTCCCTGATGGACGCAGCGGGGTATGAGAAGTTCCTGGCGGAGAGCGAGGAGTAAGGAAGGAAATCATGTTTGCCTATCTTCCCCATACGGAGACAGAGATCCGCGGCATGCTGGACCGTATAGGTGTCAGTTCCCTGGACG from Marispirochaeta sp. encodes the following:
- a CDS encoding glycine cleavage T C-terminal barrel domain-containing protein; the protein is MDTGLLPCGLGARDTLRLEARLPLYGHELTEQTGPLEAGLKVFVNFDKGDFVGREALEGILKSESYRVLRGVRMVDRGVPRQGYPVFKENLPIGEVTSGGKSPSLDEFIALVRVPKGSLRTGDQIQIEINGKRKTGEVVATPVS
- the gcvH gene encoding glycine cleavage system protein GcvH, with product MAQDSLGEIVFVEIPEVDDEVKKGDEVTTIESVKAASSIYAPVSGTISEVNEALEDEPEKVNQDPYGTFLFAIDMKDPGELDSLMDAAGYEKFLAESEE